AGCTGTCACTGCCCAAGAGAGAACTCACATAGGGGAGAATCACTGTGGATGTAACAAATGGAGGAACACTTTTTGTGAGAAACCAACACAGTTGCATCTTGGTCTAGCCGATTTCGAGGAGCAACGCCATAAACATGATCAAAGCGGGGCTAATTTCAGCAAGAAATCACACCTCGCTCAGCTTTCGAGAACTCTGTTAGAAGAGAAAACTTTTGAATGTGATGTATGTGCTAAAACTTTCTACAAGAGGTCTAATCTCAGTAAACATCGGAAAatacacacaggagagaaaccctataaatgtaGCGAGTGTGAGAAGACCTTCAGTAGTAAAACAGTTCTTACAGTACATCGGAGAACTCATACAGGGGAGAAGCCCTATGCATGTGTCGAATGTGAGAAATCTTTCTGCCATAAGTCACACCTGACTGTTCATCAGAGAATCCACACAGGGGAAAAACCGTATGAATGTTatgaatgtgggaaatccttcCCTGTGAAAACAAAACTCACCGTACATCTGAgaacacacacaggggagaagccctatgaatgtaatgaatgtagGAAATCCTTTTACCAGAAGTCAGCCCTCACCATACATCAGAAGATTCACAATAGGGAGACACATCATGAATGCAACGACTGTGGTAAGACATTCCATAAGAAGTCAGTTCTCATTGCACATCAGAGAACTCATACAGGAGAGAGACCTTATGAATGTAAACAATGTGGGAAATGCTTTGGCCATCGCCCAGCTCTCACTgtacatcagagaactcacacaaGAGACAAACCTTATAAATGTAACGAATGTGGGAAATCCTTTTGTGTGAAGCCAAAACTCACTGTGCATCTGAGAGTTCACACAGGTGAGAAGCCCTTTGAATGTAAGGAGTGTGGGAAAACTTTCTACCAGAAGTCAAAACTCACTGTACACCAGAGAACTCACACTGgtgagaaaccttatgaatgtaatgaatgtcGGAAAACCTTTTGTGAGAAGTCAACCCTCAATAGGCATCAGAGAACTCACAGGGGAGAGAAACCTTATGGATGTAAAGAATGTAGGAAAACTTTCTACCAGAAATCAGCCCTCACTGTtcatcagagaactcacacaggagaaaaaccctatgaatgtaatgatTGTGGAAAAACCTTCTGTCAGAAATCACACCTCAGCAAACATTTGAGAACTCACACGGGGGAGAAGTCATGTGTGGCAGAGACTGGCTGTATGTATACCAAAACTCACTTTCTCTTTATGTTGGGCACACAGTTAGCCtacatttctcagcctccctttGTTGTGGGTGGGACCATGTAACTGAGTTCTGGCCAAGAGAATATGAACACACATGATGAACAGTACTTCTAAGCCTGgccacaaaaaaaccaaaaaccaaaaaaacaacatGCATTTGCTGAGTTTTTTTATTCCCTGTGCTCCTGAAGTGCAGATGACACACAGGTTTGTCTCCAAAGCAATAGAGTGAAGATTGCAACCATGACCTCAGGCAGAAAGAATTGATTGTGGAGGGCAGAAATCTTTCCATCTCTACCTCAGAAATCCTCACTTGAACTTTACCTGAGTGAGAACCCTTCTATGTGTGACAGCACTACCAGTCCATTGTAGCCAGTTCACTTTATGAATTTGTGAATTTGTGGCAGGCTTCTGTTGAAGTTACCAGTCCTTGTGTAGGAAACTCACAGAGGAAAGAACCTGTGTTTTCATCTTTCAACCCTAAGTCAGAAATCATAGGAAGAAATAATGCAGTAAATGTAGGAATACCTTTATTGATCAGAGATAGCTCATTGAACAGTGAGAATAAAGTAAAACCTGATAAATACCTATTGTGTCCAAATTTTCAACTGAATGTCTGCCTTTGTGTCTATCAGATAATTTCTCATTAAGGGAAAACTATCAGGTAATGTGGATGAAAATTTCAGATAGAAATGGTACtgtattgaaaaacatttttgaactAGACGACCATTGGTTCTCTGCTGTATGTGATTTTGCCTACAAGGGGATATTTGGCAACACTAATGGTACTAGCATGGTGTCAATTCTGCCTTTTTCTATACAAGGTAGTTATAGGGCCCATGAAGATTCTAAGGGGTAGAGAAATAGGCGCCACCTTTCGATGTAAGAGCACCTTAAATAGTATGTGGGATGGGACATAGTAGTGTGGCCATCTTTAGAAAATGCAATAGGACACTGTCCACTTTATGACCACCGAGTTCACATTGCTCACACATGTAATCACACATGTATACAATTAAAGGACCTCAATTTATAAAGCTGTTTAGCTCAAAATGTAGGACCTCATCATCTGTATCTGGTCTACATGCACATAGTCTTTTTGGACACAGTCCCTTGTCTGTGACTTAGTCTGAAAGCCTAGGACCTGATGTGACTAGTTATGTGCCCTGCACACACTCAACACACAATGGTAGCACAGAGATGAGGGATTCACTGATGGTCCATTCGAGGGAGAGGAACTGGGAGGCACTTAGCCTCCCATACACAGAAACTGAAATCTGGCAGGGCACACCATCAGTTCCTTAATTAGGATGCAGTGGTTCTGGGAATGACGTTAGGGCTCTGGATTCTGCACTCCGTCACCTCTCTTCTGCATGACCTAgcctgatttatttattcattttgctgtCTAGTTTCTTCAGTTCTGGTTCCTGCCCAGAGGGCTCTTCTTATTTGAACTGTTTCTAAAACTTGTGTTTCAAATTGATTTCAtgcctttaaaaaagtttttggaTTTCTGATAAATTATAATGTAGTCCACTAGGTGAAAGCCACCCCTATATTTCTGGAACAGGATCCACTCCACCTCGAACTGAGAGATGTGGGGACAGTGCTACTATTTATCATCTGTCGTAAGGGCTTACAAGGCACACTCTTTAGAGTCTCAAGAAAAGGGTCTTAGAGCAACACCCTTGGTCTGAGATTCGCTCTGATGCTCCATTTTGCCGGTAGCAACCTGTCACCTGTAGCCTGCATTCATTTCATACTTCAGGGATCTTTGTTTCTGACTGGAGACGCTGGGAAGGAGGAACAGTTTTATTTTCACACCTAGGTAGTCCTGGCTCCTTGGTGTTTTGTCTAGATTGTTCTCTAAAACTGAACGATTTCTTTTAGCTCCTCTGTCTCTACCTATACCTATGGTAAGTGACTCTACCagctatggatttttttctttttgtctcagcTAGAAACCCACCCTTGGTTGCTCTACTATGTGGTGCTGGGGCTACATTTCTCTTATTCCAGCTGACACAATCTCTGGGTTTCCAAAGAAAGGGCCTGGAGGGAGATTGCAAGGCAGAGCAGGAAGGAGGATCTTCTTCCTTGGCAGATATCCATGTGgttgtgagcaggggtggggcaggcccTGGTCCTGTTTCTCTGTCTAGAACTTTAGTACAGTGAATAGTATTTGAACATACCCTAAAGTGCTTTAAACATTTCACTGGTAAGTATTAAAGAAGGTACCTTCTATTCCTAgattttacactttttttaaatttaaataggtgttggattttgtcaaaggccttttctgcttctgttgaaGTAAGcatgtgtctttttatttaattaaaaaaaaatttaatctttatttttgagagtgagagagacaaaaggagagcaggggaggaacagagagagagggagacccagaatccaaagcaggctccaggctctgagtcgtcagcacagagcctgatgtagggctcgagcccatgaaccgtgagatcatgacctgaaccaaagctggacacttaaccgactgagccatccaggcgcccctcatgtgtCTTTTTTCATTGTGAATCACCTGAAGCTACAAAATTAGCTGAACTGCTGCTATTCAAGGTGATTATTTCCATTGCTACTCAGGGGAATGTACTAATTTCCAGGCAATGCAGGAGTTGTTCTGATAAGGTGTAACCAATTCGTTTATGACACAGGTCTGATTAACTCCATGTCAGAAAACTGGGAGATTTATGCCTGGTGTCTCTAACTGATGGAGTAATTTCCCACCATGTCTGTCACATTCCCCGTTCTTCCACAGAAACAGTACTCTCCAGGGAGCCTGTTTGGACCTCTCTGCAATCCCACCACGTTACTGTCCTACCTGGATGTGGGAGTCTTTCAAGACAAGGACTCTCTTCCTACTTCATTCACTGTATTTTGGCTCAGGAGCACTGCTGCCCTTTATTGGGTGAGTGCATTTTCATGGAGTCTTAGGTGACTGACTCCCAGCACACAGGATTTCTAAGACACTTATGTTCTTGTGACAGGTGTCGGTTACATATTTTGTGCCCAGGAAGGCACAAACTACACTTGGCCTccaattatgttttgttttttttctcagctaATCAGTGGAGACTGTGGGCAAGGGACTGACTGGATGAGAACCCCCAGCACCTCCATCCCCACTGTTGAGATTTCTGGGATTCGGTTTACTTCAGGCCTGAAtaaggaattaaagaaacaatcaCACTGTGGCTTTGCAGACCTGCATCCTTCTGCCTGGGAACCGAGAACAGTGTGTTAAGTCCTAGAAAGGAGCAGACCAGAGACTATGAGGGTAGGGAGGCCTGCTGTAGCCCTCTGGCTGAGGCCAAGGCTTTACACAGTCTCAGGGGCCAGACAAGCCCTACCCCCTCTGCATAAACTCAGCTGAGGCAGTTGTACTGAAATAGTGCCTTTATTTCCTGAAGTTCATGGAATATGCTCCAAGGCAAAGAGAGTCCTTGTCTAGGAGGGCATAGTACGGCCTTGCTTGGTGGGCAGCCCTGGGTCTTTCTCCTTGCTGACTCCTAGGAGCTTAGGATTGGCCTGTGGGAGGTCAGAGTCTGAGGAGGGAAATGTCCATGTATCCCTGTGCCCACACCCTCCCTGGGACCTGCCTCTTCccactccacactgccagcccctgcatttctgtcttctttgtgccCTGTGGGAGCACCCTTCCCCAAAGACCATCCTCTGAGGACTCTCGATCCCCTTCTTTGCCTTCCTGCACCCAGCTCCTTGCATGAGCTATTTCTGCTCCCTGCCACCCAACCCAGGGCTCACAAGTTCTCCTGGGCCAGCCCCTTCATCTTGTTTGCTTTGGGCTTGAGCAGGGATCTGCACCCCAAGCGTTTCCAGCTCTTCCTTAAGCCTGGACAGACAGAGGCAGGGtaggagtgtggggagggggaaggggaggagaaaggacaagagGCTGTGAAGAGACCAGGAGACAGGCTGAAAAGGGAGCAGAGATGCCTCAGCCACCTTCCCCTAGAGGACTGGGGGGAGGGCCTCCACACGCACCTCTGCCTCTTTTGCTGTAGCTGCTGGCACTTCTGCTGCAGCTGTTCATGGTGCTGGGCAGCAGCCTCTAGGAGCTCCCGGGCCTTCCTGTTCTCCTCTTCAAACATATGTCTGAGGGGGGTGGGCATCAGCACTggcatctccctccctccaccccagtccctgtccctgtcctgctCGTCTTACACTGCAGCTGCTGCCTCCTGGCTGCGGAGAAAGAGCCCCTCAGCAGTGGTCGAGCAACCGTCAGCCCCAAACTGGGAACACAGACGATGCTTCACGTCCTCCAGCTTTGCTTCCACGAGCTTCTCTGCGGCAGGAAGGGACAGATAAGCAGGGCAGTGCAAGGCAAATCAGGGCCTCCCCAATCTCCAGGCCTCACCTTCCCTGAGCAATTGCTCCTTGCTGCTGTCCAGGGCGCCAATCTCCTGGGCCATCTGCTCTGGTCTCTGAGTAGGTAGAAAGGAGGCCTGTGCATGTGTTTCGGCCTACCCCCATGCACCTCAGACAAGCCTACCTCCCTTCCTACTACTCGGGCCCTCTGGGCACACAGGGCACgttccagcctcagggcctttgtactggCCATCCTCTCCACCTGGAACTGTCTCACCCCAGACACCTGTGATGCTGTGCTTGAGAGGCTCACGAGGTGGTTAACGTTCGGTAATCTTGGAAGCTTTGACGTGAGGCAAGCATTTATTACAGGGGATCCTAAAAGCATCACTAACCAGAAGTGTTCCCTGGAGAATCATTTACTAGCCCTGCATTGCCGTTTCTCTTCCCCTTACCTGGCCTCTTCAATGaacctctctctctatcccaacgtctgttctctctgcccctttcactTGGTATCTAGGATCCCCAAAGGGCAAACACCAGTCTGCTTGGTTCCCTGCTGTCTGCCCTGTGGCAGTCATGGCTGCAAACACATCCATGGATCTTCTCTATGGATAACCTTTCCTGACTTCATCAGGGCTCCTCCTGGTCACTGCAGGGccctgggggagcagcagagagggcgGGCAGGACCAGTGAAGAGGATGACACCGGGTGGCAGTGAGGGTGGGGATAAAGCACTGAGTTGAGGGCCATTTTGACGTTAGGCCACCAAGGCTGGCTCAAAAGCCGGTGAGAGGAAGGAGGCCTGCGGCGTGACCTTCAGTTTGGGGCCAGGGACTCTTAGGGAAGATGTGCAAGGTGGGAGGAATGGCTGTGAGTGACTCACGTGGAACTCCCAGAGGTCCTTGTGCTGGCCCATCAGATCCTCCAGCTGTTCCTCAAAATCCAACCTGGGGGCCAGCCACACAAGATGAGGGACCATTGGCCGAgacacccctccccagccaggccCAGGCCAGGGGTCTTCATGTACAGACCATGGGAGGCTTGCCCATGTTCTTTGCTTGGCAGGGAGCACCTTCCCCACCTTGACCTTCCAAACCTCAGGTCAGCCAGCTCCTCTTCTAACCCCCATCCCTGATATTACCTGCACCTACAACCCATCCTCGCACactgccccctcaccccccacctgGCCTGGAGCACTGGGCTTCACCTCAGTtgcctctgtttgttcttctcgTCCTCGATCTGGGAGTTCAGGGCAGAAATTCGCTCCTTGCACTCCTGCAGCGTGGTCTGCTTCCTGCGAAGAGGCAAAGCAGCCCTCAGTCATGTTCTCTGAATGTCTCCCAGGATGGGGCTGGGTGGGGCTTCTGCCTCCTCTTGGGGTGTGTTGTAGCCTTCTAAATTGAGGTCCTTCTCTAGTAACTTCATGGGTTGGGGCATGAGCATGTGCCCCCTGGGAATAGTGTAGTCACCGGGGCATGGTCAActgcgaacacacacacacacacacacacacacacactaatctCATCCCAATTTCCCCACACAGTTCCAGTCTTGGTATGCCAGGGCTCAGTGACTCTGCTCACAAAATAAGCTAAACCAATGTTCAGGAAGTGGAGAGGTGGATTCACAAATACTGAGGTGGATGGAAGGGTCCCGATGAATAGAGAGAGACGGAATGGCTTGATGCCTCAATGAAGGGACAGATGAGTGGACAGCCAGCCAAGGGGCCTATTTTGGGAAGAGTGACAGgcacagaagaaaaaacagcCAAAGGAATTTGGTATTCTAGCAAACGAATGATTATCCCAGTGAGTGAGAGTGTTCTTAACACTACTGCCTACTGTTGGGTCCAAGGTGGGAAGACACGCATCTGACCTCTCCGTTTTAAAAACGGAGGAAATGAGAGCCCTGGGTCCATGACTgagtttccctctttctctactcccCCACaatgaaggggaaagaagagCAAGGCCCAGCTGGAAGGTCTTacctctgtgcctcactttccttctCTTGGCAGTGGAGTCTGAGGATCCTTAGGGTCTCTGCAGGGATAGGAACCAAGGGCCCCAGGAGAACCCATTAAAGCATCAGGCCTGGGCATAGTTAATACGGTCAGATCACGTGGAGTCTCGTGGACACCTGATTGGGCTTTGTAATTTGCTTCAAGTCTGGTGGAAGCCACAGGAGGGATGCAAGAGGATTCAGGTTTCAAAAGGGTTCGGCTGCTGTGGAGAGACTGTCACACTGCCTCTGCAGGGTGACAAAGGCAAAAGCCTGGAcacagaatggctacaattaccTTGCTTTTTGTTCAAGGTCTCTTTCAGACGTACTTCCTCTCCACTCACTGGAAAACACAGTAACATGTTCAGGCATCAGGTACCACCCACTGCACCCTCAGAGAGCATAcctgcccacagtcacacagGCGGTTTGGGTCAACTGTACCCCAGTCCCAACTGTGGACCCCTTGAGTTGAGCCCCCTCCCATCTTGTGTGCACACTCCCTGATGTGGCAGCAAAGGGCCCTGATGTTGATAAAGGGTTGACTGTGAGGGTCCTGCAGAATGCCAGTGCACTTTACATGGACGGGAGAGAAAGACACATCATCTGAACTGGGATATGGGCTATGAAGAAACACATCAAGCAGTAAGGGGAATGTGATCAGGTGGGGACAAGGTGCTGTCTTTAGATGGGATGACCGGGGTAGGTTTCTCTCAGAAGGGGACATTCAAGCTAAGAGCTGATGGTGATGATGTATGGCAATAGAAACCAGTGGTATCTGGGGCAGAAGAGTctagcaaaggccctgaggtgggagtatGCTTGGACAGTAGAGAGTGGGAGACTGGTAGGACCTGATGCCACAGAGGGGGCAGGAGCCCTTGGCCGCAGCGAGAATGCTAAGGGTCCAGAATATTGAGTCCAGGAAGGCATGACACTGGGGACCTCTGGGTGACCGAACCCTGCATGCTTACGTGAGTCCATTTCCTTCTGCAGGGCCTCCCAAACAGTCCGGGCCTCTCCCAGCTCctcactggctttcttttttgctgtgccaaaacaaaacaaacaaaacaaaacaaaacaaaacaaaacaagaaaccagACAACGTGTAAGTGCAACATCCAACTACACCATTCCTTGCAAATAGTGACGTTTCACATTTGTCTTCAAGCAaactgggcagggggtggggaggacacatTTTACAGGGCAAGAAATGAGGCTTCCAGAGCCCAAGCCCTTCTTGTTGGTCTCAGTTGGCAGCAGGGCCAGGTTCACGGACATGTGACTACAGCAGTTGCCTTTAGAAAAACCCACCCTTGGTTTGACCTGCTGCTGTGGTCCTGAAATACATACTTAGTAATCCTGTAACCAGGGGCCCTGCAAATCATGTAGCTTGTCCCTGAGCTCACCTTGCTGAACCTCATTAATCCGATTAATCAGGACCTCAACCCTGGGCTCTAGGCTTCCCGCTGTAGGGAGGAAAGGAGGTTGAATGGAGGTGACAGGGCAGGCAGAGGGAGTTGGGGGCCCTACAGGGACTCTCATTCTGGGTAGAGGATACAAGGGAAAAAACAGAGATACTGAGTCAGGCTGTAGTCATCACAGTCAAGAAAAATAGAGGGGCAAGGAATTAATTAAAGCACGAAGGAGTGGGGTATGCTCTTCAGATATGGGAAGACCTCTTGAAGGCCTTAAATCAAGGGGAGGGCAGTTCCCGGGTGGGGTGGTAGGTAGTCAGTGCAAAAGGCCTTCCCTGAAGTGGGAACATGGCTAGAAGAAGCCATGTGAGCAAGCAGAGAGCAGCAGAGGTAAGGTGGAGGGAAAGGAGGTGAAGGTGAAAACCTGGATTTAACTGAGTGTGGTGGGGACCACATGGGTGGCTAGCAAGGGGGCTTGGGGGAAATGTTTTGCCTTCTATCCCCTTATACTTTAATTTCAAATCCTTGGGCTATATTTTTACttcaaagaagttttaaaaagtaggaaagagCCAATGGATTAATTTCCAAAGGTTGTGAATTGTGAGTCCTGGAACTTAATCCACTGCCGCCTTTTCCCAAAGCTCAGGCTGTGCCTCAGTTACAGAGAAGACATGTGACCTTTCTGCAACTTCTTCATCATTTCCATCAAGTCTTCAATTTTCTGTGAGGACTTGGCCTGCCCTGTGGAGACACAACCAAACATTTCACAATCCCAAAGGAGAGGGCCCAAGGAAGGGTCCAATAACTTTGGTATGGGACTGAGGGGGGCTCAGATCTCCAGCCAGAGTGGTGCTCTTGCCCCTTGTCTTGAGGTAGACACTGAATTCGAGAGGAGTCAGGCTATTTCATGGTCAACTTTTCCTAAAGTGTGAAATCATACCACAGAGTTTCCCTTAATAAAACCCAGGGCAAGGGGAGGGGTGAACTTTCACTGCCTGTACTATTCAAGACTGGGTCAAACCTCATGATgtaataatgaaaggaaaagaaaggaggggcaaaaagcaaaacaaaactggaaacaaggGGTCAAAAGTCACTGTAACTGGCAGATGGCTAATTAACTAGAAAGTTCTAGAGTCTtattaaaaaaccccacaatgaatagtaagaaaatttaataagACACCATGTCATTTGCACATAAATACAAAGAGCTATTCTATATACATAATCAATTACTCTGAAGCCTGTCAGTAGAATATTTCGTATTCACTTGTTTATAACCAATACAGgcacttatttttaattccttaatgAACTAGTAGATGTTGGCAATTATTAATGGTACTAACGTCACAAGAGAGATAAATGGACATTATGAGCCACTTGATGTAAAAATACAACATAGGGTTCTTGCCAAAAAAGAAGAGTAATGCCTTTTAATTCTCTTAATCTAAATACTGATTTAGGGAAAATACAAGAACACAGGACACATGGGGATGCAATTAGCAACATCCAGACTGGGAGCTTTACAGGAAAAAATCAGgacttttaacaaatttttttttggggggggggaggaaaaaaggaagatccTTACAGATGAAAGGGGATTAAAAAGGCATATACTCAATACTCAAAAACGGACTGTATTTAGATCCTGATTCGACAagtgcactttaaaaaatagtggtGACATAATCAGAGAAATTTGAAAACTGGGTTTTTGGTGAAACAGGAACTATTGTAGCTGTTATTCAGACAGAACAGTACTACTGTGGTTAGTTTTCTGGAAAGAGTACAGTACTATATTTTAGAGATGTTAGAGATACATATGGAAATGTTTATGGATGATATGCTATGATGCCTGTGCTGCTTCAAAATGAAATAGTGGAGTGGGTgaggataaaaaggaaacaaggtTGGCCAAAAGCTTATAACCGTCAAAGTGGAAAAGATGGGCTCATGGGGGtaattttatactttgtttttgccttttgtatATGCTtaaatttttccataataaaaagtttttaaaaagcaaccagtcaggggtgcctggctggcacatagagcatgtgactcttgctctcagggttacaattttgagccccatgttgggtgcagagagtacttagaataaaatctttaaaaaaaagcaatgagtCAATATAAAGAAGGTAAACAATCACTGCTTTCAAAGAGTGGAAGAAAGGAGGGGACAGTTACGCAAAAATTTTACAAATGGCCCATAGATATTTGACAAGATATACAATATCAGTCATGATTAATGAGATGAAAACAGCATATCATACCTATCTGGTTGGTAAAGATGAGTAAGTCTGACAATGGCCAGTGAGATGATGTGGGGAAATTGACACACAGATAGGCTGGAAACTGATGTGACCTTTCAGAGGACAGTTTTACTACATCAGCATTTTGAAGGCATAATTATGTATGAGACATGCTCATCTAAGTATGCAAAAGGCATGTTAAAAGACACGGAAGCAGTATTTGTCATGTCAAAAGTGGGAAACAACGTGGATGCCCATCAGCCGAAAAGTACGATCCATCCCCACAACAAAATACTGTGCAGCCATTGAAAAGGAGGTAGATTCATTATGCATTAAACATGGAAGGAGACCCTAGACAGATGAAAAGTCAGTAAAAAAATTGTGCATATAGACTCCCATATGGCTACAAAAAGAGGTGAAATATATGCCAGTCTACAAACATATGCATACCACGTCCAGATAATTTGTGGCCAGAATCACCAAAATATTCTCAGCAGTAGTTAACCTCTGGAGGGTAGGACTAGAAAGGAGGATGTTTGTCTTCCACCATACACACTTCTGCATAtggctgtattttttaaagctaactGGCCCAAGTGACCCCAAATTGATCTTTACAGTTTGTTTGGGCAACCAATTCCCCAGGTATTATTAACAGCCTAGGCAGTGAGCTGCACTGTTTTTACCCTCTATTGCCTATGTAGTGCCCGCCATAAGGCAAAGCACAGCCTGGCAAGAAATACCTGTTGAATTAACAAAAAATCCGATCCCCCATTGCTAACATTTCTGAACCTTGAGACTGAGTTGCAGACACAAGACCTCAGACACAAGGACCAGAAGTCCCGGTGTGAAGCGCAAAGGGCAAGGACACTCTCCTATGTAGTAAGCACCGTGCAACGCATGTTGAAATACTCTGGTCTGATGTGATGGTGCCAGGagatggggctttggggaggtgattGGGTCATGATGGCGGAGTCCTGACGAATGGGAGCAGTGCCTTTATAAAAGCGACCCCAGACAActccccggccccccgccccccgtgagGATGCAGCCAGAGGATGGTCACGCAGGCACCGGGAGCTGGTCCTCACCAGACGCCCTATCTGCCGATGCCTTGGtcccagacttccagcctccggaGGCACAAGAAGCAAAGTTCAGTGGTCACGGGGCGATCCAGGTTAGGGTACTGCATTATAGCAGCGCAAACGCAGCCACTGGTGAAGTGACTAAACCACCCACGTGGACTAGCTTATGGGAGGCACCTGAAACAGCCACACCGGAAGGCTCCTTTGGCGCAGCCTTGGCCATCGGAGGCGTTTAATACAAGGGGTGCATATGCATCCGTCCCATTTTCCTCTTCGTGCCTGGCTGCCACTCTCTGCTCCAGGCGAGCCTTGCGTGCGAAGGTTCGCTACTCACACCTCTCCTCTGTGGGACAGACACCCCGGAGCCGCGCCGGGTCCCAAGGCTGCACCAGTGTAGGTGGGTCTGAAGGGAGCGAGGGCAGGCTCAGCCCCTCGAGGGAGGCGAGCGTTCCAGGAGCGCACCGCGGGGCCGGGTGGCGCCACCCCTGCCCGCGGAGCTGGGCGTCAGGTCGGCGCCAGGTCGGCGTCAGGGAGGAAAAACAACGCGGACGCCGCGTGCCGCCGGCCTGGACCCAGCCTCGGAAAAGAATGCCCGGGTAAGAACCGTTCTGGGGCAGCAGGGACGCCCAGACGTGGCTGCGAGCACAGAGGGAGGCGGCTCACTCAGGAGCTGCGCGCAGAGAGCCGCTCGGCCCAACAGAAAGGGTGTCCCCAGGGCTACTTCACACAGCCGAGGCCGACCTGCCGGCGGTGACCCTGCGTTTCCTCGGCGGCGGGAggagcgggggttggggggccGCCGCGTGTCCCCGCCCCACCTCCCAGGGGCGTCGGGGCCCAGCACTACCTCCTGCCTTCTCAGCCGGGTCCGTGGCTCCCACCCGCTCCGCGCTCGGAGGCCCCAGCCGCCCCGCCATTCCCTCCGCTCGCAGACTCCCTCCGTGTTGGCGCCTCGGTTGGGATTGGACCAAACCTgcgcgggggggcggggcgccccGCGGCACGCCTGCGCAGTGTGCTCCAGGCGCGGTGAGCCTCGagctgaggcggggctcaaaggCTGAACACAGGTGCTAGTGCGCATGTTTAAAGTCTCTGGGGCCGCAAACTCAGagtaggggaggtgggggtgggagtacGTGGTCTTCCAGGCTTGCGATTGGCAGTTGAGGAGTCGGTGACTGCGCATGTGCAGACACCTCCAGCGGGGCCTCCCCGACCTTA
The genomic region above belongs to Felis catus isolate Fca126 chromosome D2, F.catus_Fca126_mat1.0, whole genome shotgun sequence and contains:
- the LOC105260016 gene encoding synaptonemal complex central element protein 1-like isoform X2; this encodes MAGRLGPPSAERVGATDPAEKAGGQAKSSQKIEDLMEMMKKLQKGSLEPRVEVLINRINEVQQAKKKASEELGEARTVWEALQKEMDSLSGEEVRLKETLNKKQETLRILRLHCQEKESEAQRKQTTLQECKERISALNSQIEDEKNKQRQLRLDFEEQLEDLMGQHKDLWEFHRPEQMAQEIGALDSSKEQLLREEKLVEAKLEDVKHRLCSQFGADGCSTTAEGLFLRSQEAAAAVHMFEEENRKARELLEAAAQHHEQLQQKCQQLQQKRQSLLSFLLPFPLPTLLPCLCLSRLKEELETLGVQIPAQAQSKQDEGAGPGELANPKLLGVSKEKDPGLPTKQGRTMPS
- the LOC105260016 gene encoding synaptonemal complex central element protein 1-like isoform X1; this encodes MAGRLGPPSAERVGATDPAEKAGGQAKSSQKIEDLMEMMKKLQKAGSLEPRVEVLINRINEVQQAKKKASEELGEARTVWEALQKEMDSLSGEEVRLKETLNKKQETLRILRLHCQEKESEAQRKQTTLQECKERISALNSQIEDEKNKQRQLRLDFEEQLEDLMGQHKDLWEFHRPEQMAQEIGALDSSKEQLLREEKLVEAKLEDVKHRLCSQFGADGCSTTAEGLFLRSQEAAAAVHMFEEENRKARELLEAAAQHHEQLQQKCQQLQQKRQSLLSFLLPFPLPTLLPCLCLSRLKEELETLGVQIPAQAQSKQDEGAGPGELANPKLLGVSKEKDPGLPTKQGRTMPS
- the LOC105260016 gene encoding synaptonemal complex central element protein 1-like isoform X5 is translated as MEMMKKLQKAGSLEPRVEVLINRINEVQQAKKKASEELGEARTVWEALQKEMDSLSGEEVRLKETLNKKQETLRILRLHCQEKESEAQRKQTTLQECKERISALNSQIEDEKNKQRQLRLDFEEQLEDLMGQHKDLWEFHRPEQMAQEIGALDSSKEQLLREEKLVEAKLEDVKHRLCSQFGADGCSTTAEGLFLRSQEAAAAVHMFEEENRKARELLEAAAQHHEQLQQKCQQLQQKRQSLLSFLLPFPLPTLLPCLCLSRLKEELETLGVQIPAQAQSKQDEGAGPGELANPKLLGVSKEKDPGLPTKQGRTMPS
- the LOC105260016 gene encoding synaptonemal complex central element protein 1-like isoform X4 — its product is MAGRLGPPSAERVGATDPAEKAGGQAKSSQKIEDLMEMMKKLQKAGSLEPRVEVLINRINEVQQAKKKASEELGEARTVWEALQKEMDSLSGEEVRLKETLNKKQETLRILRLHCQEKESEAQRKQTTLQECKERISALNSQIEDEKNKQRQLRLDFEEQLEDLMGQHKDLWEFHRPEQMAQEIGALDSSKEQLLREEKLVEAKLEDVKHRLCSQFGADGCSTTAEGLFLRSQEAAAAVHMFEEENRKARELLEAAAQHHEQLQQKCQQLQQKRQRLKEELETLGVQIPAQAQSKQDEGAGPGELANPKLLGVSKEKDPGLPTKQGRTMPS
- the LOC105260016 gene encoding synaptonemal complex central element protein 1-like isoform X3; the protein is MAGRLGPPSAERVGATDPAEKAGGQAKSSQKIEDLMEMMKKLQKAGSLEPRVEVLINRINEVQQAKKKASEELGEARTVWEALQKEMDSLSGEEVRLKETLNKKQETLRILRLHCQEKESEAQRKQTTLQECKERISALNSQIEDEKNKQRQLRLDFEEQLEDLMGQHKDLWEFHRPEQMAQEIGALDSSKEQLLREEKLVEAKLEDVKHRLCSQFGADGCSTTAEGLFLRSQEAAAAVHMFEEENRKARELLEAAAQHHEQLQQKCQQLQQKRQSLLSFLLPFPLPTLLPCLCLSRLKEELETLGVQIPAQAQSKQDEGAGPGELTLTSHRPILSS